Proteins encoded in a region of the Candidatus Moanabacter tarae genome:
- the iolX_5 gene encoding scyllo-inositol 2-dehydrogenase (NAD(+)), with the protein MYKKIRWAQYGTKHGHAAGKLLALQRNPQVEVIGVYEPDPNRREEVSNQKGPFSSCNWFNDPSQILDDASIVAVASEGSNSESLDQTESLIEAGKHVWYDKPAGNNWQQWQRIVRTTEERSLHIQMGYMLRYHPSFKRIAKWARSGLLGEITSVRGHMSSSISKEKVEPLKVFKGGIFFDLGAHMLDQVIWLLGRPEKITPFFRTDSDAVGVVDNSLAVFETTNAIAYIDISSFETKPAARRFEVYGTQGSAIILEPFEPGPQIRLCLDQARGGYSEGEQIVREENRSRQDLYELELAAFLASISGDQEPDRPLSHELLVQEILLRTCDYL; encoded by the coding sequence ATGTATAAAAAAATTCGATGGGCTCAATACGGCACAAAACACGGCCACGCGGCAGGAAAACTTCTAGCTTTGCAGAGGAATCCCCAGGTCGAGGTAATTGGTGTATATGAACCGGACCCGAATAGAAGGGAAGAAGTTTCCAATCAGAAGGGGCCCTTTTCCTCCTGCAACTGGTTTAATGATCCGAGCCAGATATTGGACGACGCCTCAATCGTCGCAGTAGCGTCGGAAGGTTCCAATTCTGAAAGTCTCGACCAAACCGAAAGCTTAATTGAAGCTGGGAAACACGTTTGGTATGATAAGCCGGCCGGAAATAACTGGCAACAATGGCAGCGTATCGTTCGTACCACGGAAGAAAGGAGCCTTCATATTCAAATGGGGTACATGCTCCGTTATCACCCGTCCTTCAAGCGTATTGCTAAATGGGCTCGCAGTGGACTTCTCGGTGAGATCACCTCTGTCCGAGGCCACATGTCATCTTCCATCAGTAAAGAGAAAGTGGAGCCACTCAAAGTTTTCAAAGGAGGTATCTTCTTTGATCTTGGAGCCCATATGCTTGACCAAGTCATCTGGCTTCTGGGCCGCCCGGAGAAAATCACACCGTTTTTTCGTACCGACAGCGATGCGGTCGGTGTAGTGGATAATTCTCTCGCCGTGTTTGAGACCACCAATGCAATAGCATATATAGACATCTCTTCCTTTGAGACGAAGCCGGCAGCTCGACGCTTTGAGGTTTACGGAACACAAGGTAGTGCCATCATCTTAGAACCATTTGAACCAGGCCCACAAATTCGGCTTTGCCTCGATCAAGCCCGCGGAGGATATTCTGAAGGCGAGCAGATTGTGCGAGAAGAGAACCGATCCCGCCAAGATCTATATGAACTCGAGCTCGCGGCTTTCCTTGCTTCAATCTCAGGCGACCAGGAACCCGACCGACCCCTGTCTCACGAATTGCTGGTTCAGGAAATTCTCCTTCGGACCTGCGATTACCTCTAG
- the kanB gene encoding L-glutamine:2-deoxy-scyllo-inosose aminotransferase produces MDLAIRGGSPVTDKHFPSWPVSGEEERSGLLRVLESGEWGSTGGMEVSQFEGSFAEYHRAEFGIATSSGTAALSIALRAAGIGPGDEVLVPAYTFVASATPILDVLAKPVFVDIEPDTLNIEPAAVEEALTTRTKAILPVHFAGRPAPMGPLRNIARDNDLIIIEDACQAWGAEYRKTSVGTLGSAGCFSFQSSKNISSGEGGMILTNNLGIARLSRSISDCGRTAVGPWYEHENYGGNYRLTEFQGALLRAQLDRYPSLHKKRENAACFLSSEIRGIKGYLNLAPLDKHSRSAWHLFCLRLDTDAWGGITKEEVVNAIRAEGIPISPGYQLPVYKQPFFTEGNFGPHGGPPSFYENNLPDFNRFSLPNTERACSQEALWLTQNLLLADKKMLELIIEALSKVFQFRDRIPRM; encoded by the coding sequence ATGGATCTTGCGATTAGGGGAGGCTCCCCGGTCACTGATAAACACTTTCCCTCTTGGCCTGTTTCCGGTGAGGAAGAACGCTCGGGGCTACTTCGCGTGCTTGAAAGCGGAGAGTGGGGATCAACCGGGGGGATGGAGGTATCCCAATTTGAAGGCTCCTTCGCCGAATATCATCGAGCCGAATTTGGCATTGCCACATCGAGCGGCACCGCAGCTCTCAGCATCGCTTTGCGAGCAGCAGGAATCGGACCCGGAGATGAGGTGCTTGTCCCAGCGTACACCTTTGTCGCCTCCGCTACGCCCATACTCGATGTCCTTGCCAAACCGGTCTTCGTAGATATTGAACCAGACACCCTGAATATTGAACCAGCGGCTGTTGAGGAAGCGCTCACTACGCGGACTAAGGCCATTCTCCCGGTTCATTTTGCCGGGAGACCCGCCCCTATGGGCCCACTCAGGAATATAGCAAGAGACAATGATCTGATCATCATCGAGGACGCTTGCCAGGCTTGGGGAGCTGAATATAGAAAGACTTCAGTAGGAACGCTGGGGAGTGCGGGTTGTTTTAGCTTCCAGTCTTCTAAGAACATCTCCAGCGGAGAGGGAGGAATGATTCTTACGAACAATCTTGGTATTGCCCGACTAAGTCGCAGCATTTCCGATTGCGGGAGGACTGCAGTTGGTCCCTGGTATGAACACGAAAACTATGGCGGAAACTATCGCTTAACCGAGTTCCAAGGGGCTCTTCTTCGAGCACAACTCGATCGCTATCCTTCCCTCCACAAAAAGAGAGAGAATGCCGCTTGTTTTCTCTCATCCGAAATCAGGGGAATCAAAGGCTACCTGAATCTTGCTCCACTTGATAAACACTCGCGGTCGGCCTGGCATCTGTTCTGCCTCCGCCTCGACACAGACGCCTGGGGGGGGATTACAAAAGAAGAGGTTGTGAATGCTATACGAGCCGAAGGCATCCCAATCAGTCCCGGCTATCAATTGCCCGTTTACAAACAACCATTTTTCACCGAAGGAAATTTCGGGCCGCACGGGGGACCACCTTCCTTCTATGAAAATAATTTACCTGACTTCAACCGATTCTCCCTACCTAACACTGAAAGAGCCTGTTCCCAGGAAGCGCTTTGGCTAACACAAAATTTGCTTCTAGCTGACAAAAAGATGCTAGAACTTATTATCGAGGCCCTCTCCAAAGTCTTTCAATTCCGCGACCGAATTCCCCGAATGTAG
- the ptlH_5 gene encoding 1-deoxypentalenic acid 11-beta-hydroxylase, with the protein MQPFLDSKNVIENSAELARRLQRDGYLFISSLLPSKPLEELRLKNLQVARNAGWIQSETPLNEAVAELDSFCVEPEPTYMKQYQEMYCLPEFHALQHRRELVDLLQNILGETVLPHPRIIGRTIFPSFEAYTTPPHQDFIPIQGTPDTYTAWIPLSDLPPEMGGLQIASGSHRKGVYDFKPAMGAGGLEVTDPLDGTWVTNPFSQGDVLFFHSMVVHKGVPNRSNKLRMSIDARYQKVSDPIAPGSLEPHTKPQTWENIYARWHKRSYLNYYWKKWDLQMVDYDDSYHEKRDAMAFKMAENGDPVARSALQRIIARDKNPGKRQRAQKLLKVMDTN; encoded by the coding sequence ATGCAACCTTTCCTTGACTCTAAAAATGTAATAGAAAACAGCGCTGAGCTTGCCCGGCGTCTCCAGCGCGACGGTTACCTTTTTATTTCATCGCTCCTTCCCTCTAAGCCCCTCGAAGAATTGCGTCTCAAGAATCTTCAAGTGGCTCGGAACGCAGGCTGGATCCAGTCGGAAACTCCGCTGAATGAAGCCGTTGCAGAACTTGATAGTTTCTGCGTCGAACCGGAACCAACCTACATGAAGCAATACCAAGAAATGTATTGCCTGCCCGAATTTCATGCCTTGCAGCACAGACGGGAGTTGGTTGATTTATTGCAGAATATCCTCGGTGAAACAGTCCTCCCTCATCCGCGTATTATTGGTCGCACCATATTCCCTAGTTTTGAGGCCTACACAACTCCACCTCATCAGGACTTCATTCCGATCCAAGGAACTCCGGACACCTACACTGCGTGGATCCCTCTAAGCGATCTACCTCCCGAAATGGGAGGCCTCCAGATCGCCTCTGGCTCACACCGAAAAGGTGTCTACGATTTTAAGCCAGCCATGGGAGCAGGCGGCCTCGAAGTAACCGATCCTCTAGACGGCACCTGGGTAACCAATCCGTTTTCGCAAGGCGATGTGTTGTTCTTTCACAGTATGGTGGTCCATAAAGGCGTTCCCAATCGAAGTAATAAGTTGCGCATGTCCATTGACGCCCGCTACCAAAAAGTTAGTGACCCGATTGCTCCCGGCAGTCTCGAACCCCACACCAAACCCCAAACCTGGGAAAACATCTACGCCCGATGGCATAAGCGCAGCTATTTAAATTACTACTGGAAAAAATGGGATTTGCAGATGGTCGATTATGACGACAGCTATCACGAAAAAAGAGACGCCATGGCCTTTAAAATGGCTGAGAACGGTGACCCAGTGGCGCGTTCCGCACTGCAGCGCATAATTGCCCGCGATAAAAACCCCGGGAAACGGCAGCGCGCTCAAAAGCTACTCAAAGTGATGGACACAAATTAA
- the sglT_1 gene encoding Sodium/glucose cotransporter: MNALDWSLVLIINGGIVLYGLIIFREQGESFDWYLAAKSMPWWVIGLSAFGTAVDSGDYVAVVGGAYDFGLSQLSQWWLGISLGWILLSFFVVVPMYRSGVFTNAEWLEFRFGPTARLVAVLINIQSRTNVLGNIFFSLFLVFNLVGGLKEGWSWGIVVTMAVFAALYIFRGGLKAGVFTDAAQSTIMIVASVVLWGAVWGRTGGWTGLTERLNEIEPGLADTLLSVGGYSPPGVPPLMVVFGLLISLITYAVINQYEAIRFLGARSEWDFKMAALVASVATAVCLWFNVSMGPLARAEFPYLEIVDQAYPLMLLEYVPAGLIGLVVAGLIAAGFSTFDSVGIGISSLFVRDLYARYLVRYASDAHYTMVGKCSVPIIFILGFAYVPFIQEGMLKFYLRLAGAIAVPLMVVMMMGVFTRVHRKSGAVGLLTGLGYGVFAIVADFSQWGFPVWLIDTWWTYLWNTILPISSMLLASAIISSYRGKPSEHELRGLIYSRHEIIGDLRELMGRRLKALEGTWLQKTLIEAPIKPRYPFKIPPGGLPWFKRPGLWACLYLAVATYLLFFVLW; encoded by the coding sequence ATGAACGCTCTCGACTGGTCATTAGTTCTTATAATCAACGGAGGAATTGTCCTATACGGGTTGATCATCTTCCGTGAACAGGGTGAGAGCTTTGACTGGTATCTAGCGGCTAAGTCGATGCCGTGGTGGGTCATTGGACTCTCTGCTTTTGGGACCGCTGTGGACAGTGGCGATTATGTTGCTGTTGTGGGGGGAGCTTACGACTTCGGTCTTTCTCAACTTTCGCAATGGTGGTTGGGTATTTCGTTGGGGTGGATCCTTCTAAGTTTTTTTGTGGTGGTGCCCATGTACCGCTCTGGGGTCTTCACAAACGCTGAGTGGCTCGAGTTTCGATTTGGGCCCACAGCACGCCTTGTAGCCGTTCTCATCAATATTCAATCACGAACGAATGTGTTGGGAAATATCTTCTTTTCCCTTTTTCTTGTTTTCAATCTTGTCGGGGGTTTGAAAGAGGGCTGGAGTTGGGGGATTGTGGTCACAATGGCAGTATTTGCCGCTCTCTACATCTTTCGCGGCGGACTGAAAGCAGGTGTCTTTACCGACGCTGCTCAAAGTACAATTATGATTGTCGCGTCAGTTGTGCTTTGGGGTGCTGTCTGGGGACGAACCGGGGGGTGGACAGGACTGACTGAACGACTTAATGAGATTGAGCCCGGTCTAGCGGATACGCTCCTTAGTGTAGGTGGTTATTCTCCTCCTGGGGTTCCGCCGCTGATGGTAGTGTTTGGTCTTCTCATATCCTTGATTACCTATGCGGTTATCAATCAATACGAGGCAATTCGCTTTCTTGGTGCCCGATCAGAATGGGATTTCAAAATGGCGGCGCTTGTAGCCAGCGTGGCGACAGCGGTTTGTTTATGGTTTAATGTTAGCATGGGTCCTCTGGCCAGAGCTGAATTTCCCTACTTGGAGATTGTCGATCAGGCTTATCCTCTAATGCTCCTGGAATATGTTCCGGCAGGACTCATTGGGCTGGTTGTAGCCGGCCTTATTGCGGCGGGGTTTTCTACTTTCGATTCAGTTGGGATCGGAATTTCCAGTCTCTTCGTTCGCGACCTTTATGCGCGCTATCTGGTTCGATACGCTTCCGATGCTCATTACACTATGGTCGGTAAGTGCTCTGTCCCAATTATATTCATTCTAGGGTTTGCTTATGTTCCTTTCATTCAAGAAGGGATGTTGAAATTCTACCTTCGTCTAGCGGGGGCAATTGCCGTACCGCTCATGGTTGTGATGATGATGGGAGTCTTTACGCGTGTGCATCGAAAAAGTGGAGCTGTTGGACTTCTGACAGGGCTCGGGTATGGTGTTTTCGCCATAGTTGCGGATTTTAGTCAGTGGGGTTTTCCTGTCTGGTTGATCGATACTTGGTGGACCTATCTTTGGAACACAATCCTTCCCATTTCCTCAATGTTGTTGGCTTCGGCAATCATCTCGTCTTACCGCGGCAAGCCTTCGGAGCATGAATTGAGAGGGCTGATTTACTCGAGGCACGAGATCATCGGGGATCTACGGGAACTAATGGGTCGCCGACTAAAAGCGTTGGAAGGTACCTGGTTGCAGAAGACGCTGATTGAGGCACCGATAAAGCCGAGATATCCATTCAAGATCCCTCCCGGTGGATTGCCTTGGTTCAAGCGACCTGGTCTTTGGGCATGCCTCTATCTTGCGGTTGCCACGTATCTGCTTTTTTTTGTTCTCTGGTAG
- the ycdF gene encoding Glucose 1-dehydrogenase 2 gives MIDLTGKVALITGSARGIGRACALEMARNGADIVVNDCSHEEEAKELVVQIQRAGRQAISVGCDVSDRPAVDEMVARVAAEFGRLDIVVCNAYFSKRQPFLELSCEVVQKTVDVTFMGAFHTAQAAARVMANRGEGGAILFISSVLSRIPMPGSLAYNSAKAAMNQMSATIAREMTSHRIRSNCIEPGWTDTPGERQFSTEQEILKLGEKLPWGRLASSEDIARAASFLCSDAADYITGSVLKVDGGFSLESWSAKD, from the coding sequence GTGATTGATCTTACGGGCAAAGTGGCCCTCATTACGGGTTCCGCGAGAGGCATTGGGAGAGCCTGTGCCTTAGAAATGGCCAGGAATGGGGCCGATATCGTGGTTAACGATTGTAGTCACGAAGAAGAAGCGAAGGAATTGGTGGTGCAGATTCAGAGGGCGGGGCGGCAGGCAATCTCGGTTGGTTGCGATGTGAGCGATCGGCCAGCTGTTGACGAAATGGTGGCTCGGGTAGCGGCAGAATTTGGACGACTGGATATCGTTGTCTGCAACGCTTATTTTAGTAAGCGACAACCCTTTCTCGAGCTTTCTTGCGAAGTTGTTCAGAAGACAGTGGATGTCACTTTTATGGGGGCTTTCCACACTGCTCAGGCAGCTGCACGGGTTATGGCAAACAGAGGTGAGGGAGGAGCGATTCTGTTTATCAGTTCAGTGCTCTCCCGTATTCCCATGCCGGGTTCACTAGCCTACAATTCGGCCAAGGCGGCGATGAACCAGATGAGTGCTACTATTGCCCGCGAAATGACGAGCCATCGGATTCGTTCTAACTGCATTGAGCCGGGATGGACTGATACCCCCGGAGAGCGCCAGTTTTCGACGGAGCAAGAGATTTTAAAATTGGGGGAAAAGCTCCCTTGGGGCCGTCTTGCTAGCAGCGAAGACATTGCCCGGGCAGCTTCTTTTCTCTGCTCCGATGCGGCCGACTACATTACCGGATCGGTGCTCAAAGTGGATGGGGGATTTTCCCTAGAATCGTGGAGCGCCAAGGATTGA
- the argE_2 gene encoding Acetylornithine deacetylase, with amino-acid sequence MHSNCESLLAAMVGFDTVNSYITGQPDPELELAKYLESEAQTMGFETKRFPVSGAGFNLMVSNIVAEEAPWLLFESHLDTVSLEGMTIDPLGAKIEGGRMYGRGACDTKASGAAMLWALKCYAAGSDKPNNVAILFSLDEEILKRGIRSFAKHHLLDLGWNPSGVIVGEPTELAPVVAHNGAVRWKIRTEGIAAHSSKPSNGRSAISMMVKVIDLLESGYIPSLSATHPLTGKAECSINQVQGGEQINIIPECCEIAVDRRTVPGEDPEKVLPTVELLLDSLRRENPYLKVFQEEPFIVDVALNPEGGEAFSGYVQAVLRSLDLPTELEGVGYGTDGSTLSEAGVPTVVIGPGNIAQGHTADEWIDLEQLKMGVEVYLQLMRTGAKI; translated from the coding sequence ATGCATAGTAATTGCGAGAGTCTCCTCGCCGCGATGGTCGGATTTGATACCGTAAACTCATACATCACAGGTCAGCCCGATCCCGAACTTGAGCTTGCCAAATATCTTGAGTCGGAAGCACAAACCATGGGTTTTGAGACAAAACGATTCCCGGTAAGCGGTGCTGGCTTCAACTTAATGGTCAGCAATATCGTAGCAGAAGAAGCACCCTGGCTTCTCTTTGAGAGTCACCTTGATACAGTGAGCCTGGAGGGAATGACCATTGATCCGTTAGGGGCAAAAATTGAAGGGGGCCGCATGTATGGGAGAGGCGCTTGCGACACTAAGGCAAGCGGAGCTGCCATGCTCTGGGCCCTAAAGTGCTATGCGGCCGGGTCAGATAAACCAAATAATGTGGCTATTCTCTTCTCGCTCGACGAAGAGATCCTAAAAAGGGGCATTCGCTCCTTTGCCAAACATCATCTCTTAGATCTCGGATGGAATCCCTCCGGGGTGATTGTCGGTGAGCCAACAGAACTGGCGCCAGTGGTCGCTCACAATGGTGCTGTGAGATGGAAAATTCGCACGGAAGGTATCGCAGCCCACTCCTCAAAACCGTCGAACGGACGCTCTGCCATCAGTATGATGGTAAAAGTAATTGATCTCCTGGAATCAGGCTACATCCCCTCCCTTTCCGCGACCCACCCTCTAACTGGCAAAGCTGAATGCAGCATCAATCAGGTCCAAGGCGGAGAGCAAATCAACATCATCCCAGAGTGTTGCGAAATCGCGGTTGATCGGCGCACTGTTCCTGGCGAAGACCCAGAAAAGGTACTGCCCACTGTTGAATTGCTGCTCGATTCTTTACGTCGAGAAAACCCTTATCTTAAAGTCTTTCAAGAGGAGCCGTTCATTGTCGATGTAGCGCTTAATCCCGAAGGAGGGGAAGCATTTTCAGGCTATGTTCAAGCGGTTCTAAGATCGCTGGATCTTCCCACAGAACTCGAAGGAGTCGGATACGGTACCGACGGCAGTACCCTCAGCGAAGCCGGAGTTCCCACCGTAGTCATCGGCCCGGGCAACATAGCCCAAGGGCACACAGCCGATGAGTGGATCGATCTCGAACAACTTAAGATGGGAGTCGAGGTCTACTTGCAGCTAATGCGTACAGGTGCAAAAATTTAG
- the afr_4 gene encoding 1,5-anhydro-D-fructose reductase yields MAKQKLNVALIGYKFMGKAHSQAWREAPLFFDTKAEPILKVVCGRHAEPLQEFANRWGWEETETDWRNVVARDDIDIVDVSAPPYLHYDIALAAAESGKAVFCEKPMCMSSKEAASLVAAVEKNGVTHYLNHNYRRCPAVSYAKHLIDMGRIGTIYHWRGCYLQDWIMDQNIPLSWHLRKETAGGGPHWDLNSHSVDLAHYLVGNIATVQGLLATFIKERPLVDEADENTFGGAVYSGDSKMGEVTVDDAASMLVRFKNGAMGSFESTRFAGGRKNFNSFEIYGSKGSLSFNLERMNELGYYNREEDSSEAGFKNIIVTESTHPYISAWWPPGHIIGYEHGFVHAAVDFLNAIINNNPITPNFHDGLNILKVLEAGRESAETGSRINLE; encoded by the coding sequence ATGGCAAAACAAAAGCTCAACGTTGCTCTGATCGGATATAAATTTATGGGGAAAGCCCATAGCCAGGCGTGGCGTGAGGCCCCACTCTTCTTCGACACTAAAGCGGAACCTATACTCAAAGTGGTCTGCGGACGTCACGCCGAGCCTTTACAAGAATTTGCCAACCGCTGGGGTTGGGAAGAAACTGAAACAGACTGGAGGAATGTGGTGGCACGGGATGATATCGATATTGTTGATGTCTCTGCTCCACCCTATCTTCACTACGACATCGCCTTAGCTGCCGCCGAATCGGGGAAAGCAGTTTTTTGTGAAAAACCCATGTGCATGAGTTCAAAGGAAGCAGCGAGTTTAGTTGCTGCAGTCGAAAAAAATGGGGTTACGCACTATCTTAACCACAACTATCGTCGCTGTCCTGCAGTCTCCTACGCAAAACACCTCATCGACATGGGACGAATCGGAACTATCTACCACTGGCGGGGCTGTTACCTACAAGATTGGATCATGGATCAAAATATCCCTCTCTCCTGGCATCTACGCAAAGAGACTGCGGGAGGCGGACCCCACTGGGACCTTAATTCCCATAGCGTTGATCTCGCTCACTATCTAGTCGGCAACATCGCTACCGTTCAAGGTTTGCTCGCTACCTTCATCAAGGAACGCCCCTTGGTTGATGAAGCAGATGAAAACACCTTTGGCGGAGCAGTCTACTCCGGTGATTCAAAAATGGGAGAAGTGACGGTGGACGATGCTGCTTCCATGCTGGTCAGATTCAAAAACGGCGCCATGGGCTCCTTCGAAAGCACTCGATTCGCGGGAGGCCGAAAGAATTTTAACTCTTTTGAGATTTACGGCTCTAAGGGTTCCCTCTCCTTTAACCTCGAACGGATGAATGAGCTCGGTTACTACAACCGGGAGGAGGACAGCAGCGAGGCTGGGTTTAAGAATATCATCGTAACCGAATCCACACACCCCTACATCTCCGCGTGGTGGCCACCTGGGCACATCATCGGCTACGAACATGGATTCGTCCATGCTGCAGTCGACTTCCTCAACGCCATTATCAACAATAACCCCATCACACCTAACTTCCACGACGGTCTCAATATCCTCAAAGTCCTTGAGGCCGGCCGTGAATCTGCTGAGACCGGAAGTCGCATCAATCTCGAATAG
- the mdtG gene encoding Multidrug resistance protein MdtG: protein MNKDLSIFLTAFLIDVGVIAVGLCIPLLAIQLGADYKDLGFIGAAGSLSYCLSCYFLGHFSDRIGYRRTVIGGTIALFIIILMFPLMNGVGGLISLSAMLGLATSHCWPPMQAWLGEGKGHRTLRFSIAVYNVSWSLGILAGPVLGGQLFTVNPILPFYASAGFVGLAVLIVLTTGNRKSHSAPEDPRPPQTEPAFSYILPIAWLANFAAFFSHSSVRQLFPKLATDLDISPVSLGNLMALIGVSQAVAFVALAVISGWQSRPALLLGAQFISIASLAILTAGKSTFVFAIALLGLGLAAGVTFSFAIFHTLNSKSPLGKRAGTNEAIVGSGFMLGPLLGGYAAEQFGSRSPYILGLVIFLLMFGPQVYLLAKASKRET from the coding sequence TTGAACAAGGATCTCTCAATATTCCTTACCGCTTTTCTAATTGACGTCGGTGTTATTGCAGTAGGTCTTTGCATACCTCTGCTGGCAATTCAGCTCGGGGCCGACTATAAGGACCTCGGTTTTATAGGGGCCGCAGGGTCGCTCTCTTACTGTCTTTCATGCTACTTCTTGGGACATTTCTCAGATCGCATTGGCTACCGGCGAACAGTCATCGGCGGGACCATCGCTTTGTTTATTATAATTCTTATGTTCCCATTGATGAATGGGGTTGGGGGGCTCATCTCACTTTCCGCTATGTTAGGCCTGGCGACATCCCATTGCTGGCCTCCCATGCAGGCCTGGCTGGGAGAGGGGAAAGGGCACAGAACTCTGCGCTTTAGCATAGCCGTGTACAATGTTTCATGGTCGCTCGGCATACTTGCAGGTCCCGTTCTTGGAGGACAGCTTTTTACTGTAAATCCAATCTTGCCTTTCTACGCTTCAGCAGGCTTCGTCGGGCTGGCTGTTCTCATTGTGTTAACCACTGGGAATCGAAAATCCCATTCCGCTCCAGAAGACCCCCGCCCGCCTCAGACCGAACCCGCATTCAGTTATATATTGCCTATTGCCTGGCTGGCAAACTTTGCGGCCTTTTTCTCTCACTCGTCAGTGCGCCAACTTTTTCCAAAACTCGCAACCGATTTAGATATAAGCCCCGTATCGCTAGGAAACCTTATGGCTTTGATCGGTGTTTCCCAGGCGGTCGCTTTTGTCGCCTTGGCTGTAATTTCAGGTTGGCAGTCTCGACCTGCACTTCTTTTGGGCGCTCAGTTCATTAGCATTGCGAGCCTAGCTATCCTCACCGCCGGCAAATCAACCTTTGTCTTTGCAATTGCACTGCTCGGTCTCGGATTGGCTGCCGGGGTAACATTTTCCTTTGCCATCTTCCACACGCTTAACTCGAAAAGTCCACTAGGTAAACGTGCTGGAACCAATGAAGCCATTGTCGGCAGTGGGTTTATGTTGGGTCCTTTACTTGGGGGCTACGCAGCAGAGCAATTTGGGTCCAGATCTCCGTATATTCTTGGGCTTGTAATATTTCTCCTGATGTTCGGACCACAAGTATATCTTCTGGCAAAGGCCTCAAAACGAGAAACTTGA
- the mog gene encoding Molybdopterin adenylyltransferase, whose product MIKIGVINVSDRASAGIYEDIPGKAAVDLLKTYLVSRWEPEYAVIPDEQEGIARKLIEFADEKGCCLILTTGGTGPAPRDVTPEATEAVCEKIMAGFGELMRTTSLQYVPTAILSRQTAGIRGQSLIVNLPGKPKAIKECLEAVFPAIPYCIDLIGGPYLEVEEGVIKVFRPKSD is encoded by the coding sequence ATGATTAAGATCGGAGTAATTAACGTATCGGACAGGGCCAGCGCAGGTATCTACGAAGATATTCCAGGGAAAGCTGCTGTCGATCTGCTAAAGACCTACCTTGTTAGCCGTTGGGAGCCTGAATATGCTGTTATTCCAGACGAGCAGGAAGGTATTGCGCGGAAACTAATAGAGTTTGCGGACGAGAAAGGATGTTGTCTGATCCTTACTACGGGAGGGACCGGGCCGGCTCCCAGGGATGTTACTCCTGAAGCGACTGAAGCTGTTTGCGAGAAAATTATGGCTGGGTTTGGAGAGTTGATGCGCACTACCTCTCTTCAGTACGTTCCGACAGCGATTCTCTCGAGGCAAACGGCTGGCATTCGAGGCCAATCCTTAATTGTTAATCTTCCAGGAAAACCCAAAGCGATCAAAGAATGCCTGGAGGCAGTATTTCCCGCCATACCCTATTGCATTGACCTGATTGGTGGGCCTTACCTCGAAGTTGAGGAAGGGGTGATCAAGGTATTCAGACCGAAATCAGATTGA
- the punA gene encoding Purine nucleoside phosphorylase 1: MYPATEFLKNKIGETQPEIGLVLGSGLNFLADERMQPDKIIPYREIPGFPKATSIGHKGNLVFGGLGERSVVCMQGRFHFFEGHSIEDVIKPIRVMSQLGVKIIILTNAAGGINESFSPGTLMLITDHINLLGTNPLVGKNIEEFGPRFPDMTFVYDREVRSLAHIVAESLSLELKEGVYLATTGPSFETPAEIRAFRSLGADAVGMSTVPEAIAANHAGLRVCGISCISNMAAGMSGVRLTHEEVEETAGCVKVQFADLIEGLVENLSD, translated from the coding sequence ATGTATCCAGCAACCGAATTTTTGAAAAATAAGATTGGAGAAACTCAACCTGAAATTGGTCTGGTGTTGGGTTCTGGCTTGAATTTCTTAGCCGATGAGCGAATGCAGCCAGATAAGATAATTCCCTATAGGGAGATTCCTGGATTCCCAAAAGCGACGTCTATAGGTCACAAAGGGAATCTGGTCTTTGGCGGGCTAGGAGAACGGTCGGTTGTCTGTATGCAGGGGCGCTTTCACTTCTTCGAGGGACATTCGATAGAAGACGTGATCAAGCCTATCCGGGTCATGTCGCAGCTTGGAGTGAAAATCATTATTCTTACTAACGCGGCTGGGGGAATTAATGAGAGTTTCTCGCCAGGGACGTTGATGCTAATCACGGACCATATTAACCTTCTTGGGACGAATCCTCTAGTCGGAAAGAATATCGAGGAATTCGGTCCCCGATTTCCGGATATGACGTTTGTTTACGATCGGGAAGTTCGTAGTTTGGCGCATATCGTGGCTGAAAGTTTGAGTCTTGAACTAAAAGAGGGAGTTTATTTGGCAACCACAGGTCCATCTTTCGAAACTCCAGCTGAAATTCGTGCTTTTCGTTCCTTGGGAGCTGATGCTGTGGGAATGTCTACAGTTCCGGAAGCGATTGCCGCTAATCACGCCGGGTTGCGGGTCTGCGGGATTTCTTGCATCTCGAATATGGCTGCTGGCATGTCTGGTGTACGTCTGACTCACGAGGAGGTAGAGGAGACCGCCGGTTGTGTGAAGGTTCAATTCGCGGATCTGATTGAAGGACTGGTTGAAAATCTATCGGATTAG